Proteins co-encoded in one Zootoca vivipara chromosome 3, rZooViv1.1, whole genome shotgun sequence genomic window:
- the LOC118081807 gene encoding sulfotransferase 6B1: MAQKKTSLVETIENLLATIQVAENEELLFTYKGVLYPKLVCSPGTFEALEAMEARKDDRLIVAYPKCGTNWVLQMVNDIVAATPSYKDLPPLENLQMLEFGLPTKVQDMNKQPSPRIFSTHFHYDNIPKSFFENKVKMLVVFRNPKDAAVSYYHFYNKNPVLPDVSSWDDFFQMFMSGEVCWKSYFDHALAWDKHMDDENVMIITFEELKENLHEGVKRIAEFYELPLSDEMIKSVAESSTFQAMSSKSEETHGLFAPLIFRKGAVGDWKTLFTEAQSREMDAKFEECLAGTKLGAKLKYDQYCKF; this comes from the exons ATGGCCCAGAAAAAGACAAGTCTTGTAGAAACAATAGAGAATCTTTTAGCTACTATTCAAGTGGCGGAGAATGAGGAGCTGCTCTTTACTTACAAAGGAGTGCTGTATCCAAAACTTGTTTGTAGTCCTGGGACCTTTGAAgcattggaagccatggaagctagAAAGGATGATAGGCTGATTGTGGCTTATCCAAAATGCG GTACTAACTGGGTGCTCCAAATGGTCAATGACATTGTAGCTGCAACCCCAAGTTACAAGGACTTACCACCACTAGAAAACTTACAAATGCTTGAATTTGGACTGCCCACAAAAGTTCAG GACATGAACAAGCAGCCTTCTCCACGTATTTTTTCTACACATTTTCATTATGATAATATTCCCAAATCTTTTTTTGAGAATAAGGTGAAG atgTTGGTAGTATTCCGAAACCCCAAAGATGCCGCTGTATCCTATTACCATTTTTACAACAAAAACCCTGTTCTTCCAGATGTTAGTTCTTGGGATGATTTTTTTCAAATGTTCATGAGTGGCGAAG tttgttGGAAATCCTACTTTGACCATGCTCTTGCTTGGGACAAACATATGGATGACGAAAATGTCATGATCATCACATTTGAAGAGCTGAAAGAA AATCTTCACGAAGGAGTGAAGCGAATAGCTGAATTTTATGAATTACCTCTGTCTGATGAAATGATTAAGTCTGTTGCAGAGAGCTCTACCTTCCAAGCAATGAGCAGCAAATCTGAAGAAACACATGGTCTGTTTGCTCCTCTCATTTTCAGGAAAG GTGCTGTGGGTGATTGGAAGACTTTATTCACTGAGGCTCAGAGCCGGGAAATGGATGCAAAATTTGAAGAGTGCTTAGCAGGAACTAAACTGGGTGCAAAGCTAAAATATGACCAATACTGTAAATTTTAA